A single window of Flagellimonas maritima DNA harbors:
- a CDS encoding class I SAM-dependent methyltransferase, translated as MKSFKDVKKKFKNTFHNILKTTQNYELDEAAFPAYAHKNILIDHLFWKRVQVAFNHSQKNSGTKKALDFGCGSGVLSYLLAKNGYNVTGVDIEFRPLELIREKVNFPSNIEFIKGDILALNLPQKSYDVIFALDVLEHIENLQDYIDCFKGLLAEDGVIIISGPTENILYKIGRKIAGQRFTGDYHVTNISKIKNEFKQKLEVKTIKKLVFPLVLFELFEARKSK; from the coding sequence ATGAAATCTTTCAAAGATGTAAAAAAGAAGTTTAAAAATACATTCCATAATATCCTTAAAACAACTCAAAATTATGAGTTGGATGAAGCTGCATTTCCTGCTTACGCACATAAAAATATCTTAATAGACCATCTTTTCTGGAAAAGAGTACAAGTAGCTTTTAACCATTCACAAAAAAACTCGGGCACCAAAAAAGCATTGGATTTTGGTTGCGGTTCTGGAGTACTTAGTTATCTTTTAGCAAAAAACGGATATAATGTTACGGGAGTGGACATAGAGTTCAGACCATTGGAACTTATTAGGGAAAAAGTAAATTTTCCTTCCAATATTGAATTTATTAAAGGTGATATTCTAGCGCTAAATCTTCCTCAAAAATCCTATGATGTTATTTTTGCTCTTGATGTATTGGAACACATTGAAAATTTGCAGGATTATATTGATTGTTTTAAAGGTTTATTGGCCGAGGATGGTGTAATAATCATTTCTGGGCCTACGGAGAATATTTTGTACAAAATAGGAAGAAAGATAGCCGGGCAGCGTTTTACCGGTGACTATCACGTCACCAATATTTCTAAGATTAAAAACGAATTTAAACAAAAGCTAGAAGTAAAAACCATAAAAAAATTGGTTTTTCCTTTGGTGCTGTTTGAGCTTTTTGAAGCCAGAAAAAGTAAATAA